DNA from Cystobacter fuscus DSM 2262:
CAGACGGTGGAGGGGCTGCGCAAGAGCTGCCACGAGTTGGCGCGCCGCGAGCGGGAGCTGCGCTCGCTCTCCCCGCCCGAGGAGGAGCGCCGGTTGGAGGAGGAGCGGGCGCGGCTGAGCGCGCGCGTGGAGTCCGAGACGGACGCGGTGGTGAAGGAGCGGCTGGAGAAGACGCTGCGGTTGCTCGACGAGCAGCGCCAGCAGCGGGCGGAGCTGGCCACGGCGGCCTCGCGCCTGGAGGCCGAGCACATGCGCCTGTTCTACACGCTGGAGAACCTCTACACGCAGGTGCTGCGGGTGCGCTCGGCGGACGCGGCGAGCGCGGACGTGGCGGGCGCGGGCCTGCGCCGGAGCGTGGAGCAGCTCGGCCTGGAGATGGACGCGGTGGCCAGTGCCCTGGAGGAGGTCCACGGCGAGCCGTCCGGCGACCCCCTGGGGGCCCCCCGGGGGCGCGTGCCTACTCGTTAGCCTGGGTGCTGGCGGGCGCGCGCGACGGGCTCACCCGCACCGTCTTGATGTTGAGGAACTCGAGCAGGCCGTGGCGCGCCAGCTCCCGCCCGTGGCCCGAGTGCTTCACCCCGCCGAAGGGCAGGCGGGGATCGCTCGCCACCGAGCCGTTGACGCTCACCGTGCCCGCCTCCAGGCCGTCGATGAAGAGCCGCTGCTCGGCCTCGTCCCGCGTCCACACCGTGGCGCCCAGGCCATAGGGCGTGTCGTTGGCGAGGCGCAGCGCGTCCTCGGTGTCCTTCGCCCGGAAGAGCACCGCCACCGGGCCGAACAGCTCCTCGCGGTGGGCGGGACAGCCGGGGGGAGGGTTGGCGAGCACCGTGGGCGGGTACCAGAAGCCGGGCCCCGGGGGCTTCTGTCCGCCCAGCAGCAGCGTGGTGCCCGCGGCCACGCTCTTCTCCACCTGCGCGTGCAGCCCGTCGCGGATGTGCGCGAGCGCCAGCGGCCCCACCTCGGTGCCGGCTTCCAGCGGCTCTCCCACCACCACGCGCCGCATCCGCTCGACGAAGCGGCGCTCGAACTCGGGGTAGATGGAGGCGGGGGCGATGAAGCGCTTGGCGGCGATGCACGACTGGCCGGTGTTGATGAGCCGGGCCTTCACCGCCGTCTCCACCGCCGCGTCCAGGTCCGCGCTGGGCAGCACCACGAAGGGATCGCTCCCGCCCAACTCCAGCACCACCTTCTTGAGCTGCCCGCCCGCGCGCGCCCCCACGTCCCGCCCCGCGCCCTCGCTGCCGGTGAGCGTCACCGCCTTGATGCGAGGCTCCTCGATGAGCCGGCGCACCTCGGCCACCTCCACGAACAGCGTCTGGAAGGCCCCGGGGGGAAAGCCCCCGCGCGTGAAGAGCTCCTCCAGGGCGAGCGCGCACCCGGGCACGCTCGGGGCGTGCTTGAGCAGGCCCACGTTGCCCGCCATGAGCGCCGGCGCCGCGAAGCGCACCACCTGCCAGTAGGGGAAGTTCCACGGCATGATGGCCAGCACCGCCCCGAGCGGCTGGTAGCGCACGAAGCTCGTGTCGGGCGCGGTGTCCACGGGCTCGTCCGCCAGGAAGCGCTCGGCGTGCTCCGCGTAGTAGCGGCAGGTGGCGGCGCACTTGAGCGCCTCGGCGCGCGCGGCCTCCAGTGGCTTGCCCATCTCGAGCGTCATCATCCGCCCGTGCCGCTCCGCCTCCTCCTCCAACAGCCCGGCCACCCGCCGCATCCACCCGGCGCGCTCGGCGAACGAGGTGCCACGCAGGGCTCGGAAGGCCTGCTCGGCCCGCTCCAACCGTTCCTCCACCTCCTCCCAGGCATGGGGGGCGAAGGTGCGCAGCGTCTCACCGGTGCGGGGATCAATCGTGGCGAAGGGCAGGTGGCGCTCCTGGCGGGAGGGGGCTCGGAGTGTGGGTCTCCGTTCCGCGTGCCGACAAGGCGTTCGTGCCCCGCCCCGTTCACGGTCCGACGTCCGGGTTTCGCAGGGAAGGCCGAAATCGTCCTCATGCCCTGACGAAAATGTCGTGCTCGCCGGGAAACGCGGGTTTTCTGCTTCACTTTTGAATCCAGGAGTTCACTTCTGACGTACCCGCGAGGCCTCCTCGGACAAAAGGGCTTTCTTTTGTTTGATGCGGCGGTGATGTTTCACCGCTGACGGTGAGTTTTTTGAGGTATTTCCCTTCTTCCGAGGGCTTATCGGCTTGGCCTGTTTCCTGCTTTGTCTCCATTCTGTTGGGTGGCGAGGTAGGACGGGCGGGTGGTATCTGTTTTGCTTATTTTGTTCATAAAGTTTCTTGAAGAGGGACCCATGCGTTTCAATTTCCGCCACATCCTCCCCCTCGCCCTGCTGTCGACGGGATGCGGTGTCGAGTCGTCCTTGCCCGAGCAGTCGGAGGTGGGGAGCGAAGTCGGGCGGCAGGAGCAGGTCGGAGAGCAGGAGCAGGCGTTGTCGATGCGGTGGTTGCCGCTGCTCGACTTCCTGGTGGAGGCCGGTGACGTGCGCCTGCTGGGGGACTTCACGCGCGAGCACGTGACGGGCGACATCTACCACTACAGCGTGCGCGTGCAGGTGGGCCCGGACGCGCGGCACGACATCATCGGCCTGCACCGCGTGGTGCGGGAGCACTTCGCGTGGCAGCCGGTGTCCGCTCCCGAGTCCGCCTTCCTCGTGCACGGGGACGCGTGGGACTTCCAGGGCGCGTTCATGGCCAGCACGCTGACGAGCGCGGTGCGCAAGGAGCAGTCCTTCGCCGTGTACCTGGCGGAGCAGGACGTGGACGTGTGGGGGATCGATCTGCGCTGGACGCAGGTGCCGCTGCAGACGACGGACTTCTCCTTCATGAAGAAGTGGAGCCTGGGCACCCACGCGCAGGACGTGGGCAAGGCCATGGCGGTGGCGCGCCGGGTGCGTACCCTCACGGGCAGCGGTTTCGGCAAGATGAACCTGCTGGGCTGGAGCCGTGGGGCGCAGGTGGCCTACGCCTACATGAGCGCGGAGACGCGTGAGCCGGCGTCGCAGCGCCACGTGCGCGGCTTCATCCCGGTGGACATGGTGTTCAAGTTCGGCCCCGAGGCCGAGGCCGAGCGTCAGGCGGCGTGCACGCGCGCGCAGGCGGGTGAGGCCATCCTCGCCCAGGGCCGCTACGAGGGGAACCTGGGTGGTCCGGGCGCGGGCCTGGCCATCCTGGCCGTGGGGCAGGGCGCGCTGGAATCGCCCGACGCCCCGGCCCAGGCGCCGCTGCCGCCGCTGCCCTACGGACAGCTCGGCCTCACCCTGGGCGCGGCCACCTACTCCTTCATCTCCGCGCCCGTGCCCTACTACCACTTCACCGCGGGCACGTTCACCAACGGCTCGCTCGTGGGGCTGCATTACGTGTCGGCGCCGCAGTTCTTCGACTTCCTCGCCTCGGCCAACCCCTACCAGAGCCTGCGCGAGCAGGTGGAGGGGGATGAATTGCAGTGTGGCACGAGCAGCCTGCCCTATGACGACCACCTCAAGGACGTGAAGGTGCCGGTGCTCTACGTGGGCGCCGCCGGCGGCTTCGGCGCCTACGGCGAGTACTCGGCCAAGACGCTGCTGGGCAGCAAGGACGTGACCATCCTGCGCGCCCAGCGCGACCTGGATCGCGCCGCCGAGTACGGCCACGCGGACCTGTGGCTCGCCAGCGACGCCAAGGGCAAGGTGTGGGAGCCCATCTACAAGTGGATGAAGAAGCACTAGCAGACGGGCGTGGGGCCCTCGGGGTCTCCGAGCCGGTCCGGGGCTCCGCGCCATGCGCGGGGCCCCTCGTTTTTTTCCGTCTTTTGTCTTTCCGACCAAACCGCGCCTTGCCCGGGGCGTTGGGCGGGGGACTCGTGCCATAGAGGAGGGCCCGCGCTCCGGGACTTCCCCCGGGCGGCACCGAGAGCCTTGCCACCATGGTCGACAACATCTGGACGGACTTCGCCCAGAGCTACGATGCGATCTGCTCCCAGCTCAACTGTTACCGGCGGATGGTCGACAAGATTCTGCGCGACACCCAGGGGTGCGAGACCGTCATCGACGCCGGGTGCGGCACGGGACTGGTGAGCCAGGCGCTCGTCTCGCGCGGCCTCTCGGTGGTGGGCTTCGACAACAACCCGGGCATGCTCGCGCTCGCCCTGCGCAAGCAGGCGGCCCGTCCGGTGGAGGAGCGCCGGCGCTGGACGGTGCTGGAGGGCGATGTGCGCTCCTTCCCCCCCGGCGTGCCGGCGCTCGCGGATGCCGTGGTGCTCAACAACGTCCTCTTCTACGTGCGCGAGCCGGAGGAGGTGCTGCGCGAGAGCCTCGCGCACCTGCGGCCGGGCGGGCGCCTCATCTCGGCGGGTCCCCGGAAGCGGCCGGATCTCCAGAAGGTGATGACGAAGTCCATCGAGGAATGGCAGGCCGAGGGCCGCTGGGACGAGGCCCTCCAGGCCACCACCGCCTACCACGTGGACCTCACGCGCCGGCTGGTGACGGACCCCAACGAGATGGTGACGTTCTTCGAGCCCGAGGCGCTCGTGGAGACGCTGCGGCGTCTGGGCTTCTCGCGCCTCATCGCCGCGGACAACGACGACTACTACGGCGAGAACTACTACGTCTGCATGGCGCGCTGAGCCCCTCGCGTTCGCGGCCTGACGCCCGAGCGGGGCGTCAGTGCAGCACGCCGAGCAGGCGCGCGTCGTTGATGATGCGGTTGCCGTCCGCCTTCAGGCGGCTGGTGAGGAAGGGGGCGATCGCATCGGGCGTCTTGTGCAGGCGCGCGTAGTTGCTGTCGTAGATGCGCGTCACGATGAGCTGCGCCGAGGCGATGATGCGTTGCAGGTTGTGCTGCAACTCGTTGCCCTCCATGAGCAGGTGCAGCTCGCAGATGTACTTGCGGTGGTCCTCGAGCATCTTGAAGAGCGCCTTGCGCTGCTCGCTGTTGGGCACGCGCGCCTTGGCGCCGGTGACGATGACCACGCACAGCTGCTGGCGGTGCGCCTCGTAGGCCTCGCGGAAGCGCGCCGTCACCAACTGGATGTCCTGGGCGCTGGGCGGCTGCTCCCACCGGATGAAGAACACGCGATTGATGAGGGCTGTCTTGTAGTTCGGAGGGGCAACGGTGGCAGTGGTAGTAGTGGTTGCGGTAGCGAACATGACCATCACTCCGAGAACGGCCGTACGGGAGCCCGAAAGAGCATTTCGAGCGGGCTGACGCGCCCGGCACGGCGACGACAGGGTGACGGCAATCTGGGGTGCCCCCGGGCCTTCCCCAAGGCCCTCCAGCCTTCTCTGCCTCCGGGAACACGAATGGCCCCGCGCCAATGTCCATTGGTGCACGCCCCGCGCGTTGGCCCGCCGACACTCCGTGGACCCGTCCGCCTCCGGGATGGCGGGGCGCCTAGGGTGTTGTGGGTATGCGACCCACGCTTCATCGACTCCGGGCGCATCTGGTGCGGTGGAGCGGCACGGATGTGTTCGGACTGTTGCTCGTCCTGTTGCTGCTGGGCGGCGGTTTCCTCACCCTGTTGGAGGAGGTGCGCGAACAGGATACCCAGTCCTTCGACGAGCAGGTGCTGCGCGCGTTGCGGCGCGCGGACGAACCGGCCGAGCCGCTCGGGCCGCGGTGGCTCGCCGAGGCGGCGCGGGACGTGACGGCGCTGGGCAGCCTCACGGTGCTCACGCTGGTGGTGATCTCCGTGTGCGGCTTCCTGGTGCTCGTGCGGCGCTGGCGCACCATCGCCCTGGTGCTCGGCTCCACGCTCGGGGGCACGGGGGTGAACGCGCTCTTGAAGAACCTGGTGGCCCGGCCGCGGCCCTCGGTGGTGCCGCACCTCACCTCGGTGCTCTCGGAGAGCTTTCCCAGCGGGCACGCGATGCTCTCGGCCATCGTCTACCTGACGCTGGGAGCGATCCTGTCCGAGCTCGTGGAGAAGCGCTGGCTCAAGGTGTACCTGTTGACGGTGGCGCTCGGGCTGACGCTGCTCGTGGGGCTCACGCGGGTGTACCTGGGGGTGCACTACCCCACGGACGTGGTGGGCGGGTGGATCGCCGGCCTCGCGTGGGCGATCGTCGCCGCCCTGGTGGCGCGCGTGGCGCGGCGCAGGAGCGCCGGTCTGCGCGAGGAGGCGCGCGGCGACACCGCTCCGTCGTGAGCCCGCCGCGTGCCGCTCTGGGTGGCCACTCATGGTAGGCAGGGGCCGTGGACGAACTGGACGCACTCCGGCGCGAGCAGCACAAGCAGCGCCTCTCCTGGATGCCGTGGTTGTACTTCACGCTCAAGCCGCGCCACCGCGTCTGGGCCGAGGCCTGGCAGCGCGAGGTGCAGGCGCGGCTGCTCGAGCTGGAGACGGTGGAGATCGCCGAGGGCTGCTTCATCTCCCCGGACGCGCGGCTGTTCGCCGAGCCGGGCCGGCCCATCCGCCTCACCGGCCCCGGGGTGAGCATCGCCGCGAACGCCTTCGTGCACGGCCCGGTGGTGCTCGAGGCCGGGGTGAGCCTCAACGCGCGCGTCAGCCTGGATGGGGGCGCCGCGGGCATCCACATCGGCGAGGGCAGCCGCATCGCCACCGGTGCCACGCTCTACGCCTTCGATCATGGCCTGGCGCCGGACCGGCCCGTGCGCTCCCAGCCCGTCACCTCCCGGGGCATCGTGCTGGGCAAGGACGTGTGGGTGGGCGCCAACGCCGGCATCACCGACGGGGTGCGCATTGGCGATCACGCCGTGGTGGGCATGGGCGCCGTCGTCACCCGCGACGTGCCCTCCTGGGCCATCGTCGCCGGCGCTCCCGCGCGCGTCATCGGTGATCGCCGCGAGCGCCCCTCCTCCGGGGACTCCAACGACGGGTGACCACCACTGGACATCTCAGGCGCCTGGATCTCCGGGGCGCCCTCGTCCTTCTGTCCACTCACGTGTCCGGAAGCCGGGATTTTTCCCCGGAAAGGCGCGTTTTCCGGGGGCGGACTTATTCTTCGGGGAGTTTGAGCGCCCGCGGCCGCGGGGGGTGTGGGGTGCGGCGTGGGCTCACGGGGGGTCCCCCTTCTTCACTGGGGAAAAGGAGCGAGGTCATGTCATACCCGCAACCGTCTCAAGTCACCGCCATCGGGGAGGCGCGGGAGTCCTCGCGACGGGCCCGGCTGGCACCCGCCACGAGTCCCCGCCCGGGGTTGTCCGCGGACGCGCTGCGCTACCACTTCCTGGCCGAGCGGCTCAACGAGGTGGTGTTCCACCTTGACCGCCAGGGGCACTTCACCTTCTTGAGCCCGGCCTGGACGTCCCTCACGGGAGTGTCGGTGGAGAGCGCGCTCGGCCAGTCCCTGATGCAGGGGGTGCACCCGGAGGATCAGAAGGACGTGCAGCGCCTGCTGGAGTCGATCGCCGCGCGGGTGCAGGCCTCCTTCCGGCTCGAGGTGCGGCTGCTCACGTCGCGGGGGACGCAGTGGGTGGAGCTGGCCGCCTTCAGCTCACCCACTGGCCAGGGCGAGCTGTTGGGCACGCTGACCGACATCACCGAGCGCCGGCAGCTCCAGGCCCGGCTCCAACAGGCGGACCGCATGGCCACGCTGGGGATGCTCGTGCCGGGCTTCGCGCACGAGATGAACAACCCGCTGGCCTTCATGGCCGCCAACCTCGACTACCTGCTGACCAGCATGGGCCCGGCGAGCGCGGCGGGAGCCCCCGCGTCCGAGGTGGCCGCGTGGCGCGAGGCGGTGGAGGAGATCATCGAGGGCTCCGAGCGGCTGCGGCGCACGCTCGGCCACCTGCGCGGCTTCCGGCCCGAGCCGGGCCAGGGCCCGGTGGACGTGAACCTGCTGCTCGATACGGTGGGGCAGTTGGTGTCCAGCGTACTGCGCTCGCGGGGCCGGCTGGTGCGTGACCATGGCGCCCGCTCACTCGTGCCTGGAGGCGGGGGCTCGCTGCGCCAGGCGCTGCTCAACCTCGTGCTGCACGCGGTGCTGTCCCTGCCGGACGACGGGGAGGACCCCGAGGCGCACGAGGTGCGGCTCGTCACCCGCGACGACGGCCAGGGCCGCGTGGTGATCGAGGTGCATGACACCGGCCCGGGCCTCGCCCCCGAGCTGCTGCCCCACGTCTTCGAGCCGCTCTTTCCCGAGGGGGGCGGACACGCCTCGGGGCCGGCGCTCTCCGTGAGCCGCGACATCGTGCGCGAGCTCGGCGGGGACATCGAGGTGACGTCGTCTCGGGGCCGGGGCACCACGTTCCGGGTGACGCTGCCCGGCGTCTCCTGAAGACTGCCCCAAGGAAAGTCCAAGGACGTCCTCGCGGGGCGGCGCGGGCGCCGCTCAGCCGCAGGCGGCCTCGGCGGTGCAGCTCTGCTTCCTGTCGCACTTCTGGCAGGCGACTCCGCCCCGGCCGCACCGGTCCAGCGTGGTGCCCACGTCGCAGAAGTTGCCCGCGCAGCAGCCCGAGCAGCTCTCCGGCGAGCAGAGGCACTGGCCATTCACGCACTGCTGTCCCGGGCCGCACGCCGGGCTGTTGCCACACCGGCACTGCCCGAGCAGGCAGCGGTCCGCCGCCCGGGGCGAGCAGGCGGGGCTGGCGCCACACGCGCAAAATCCCCGGCCGTCACAGTGCGAGGCGAAGTTGGGATCACACGCGGTGCAGGCGATGCCGCCCGTGCCACAGGTGTTGAAGGTGGACGGGGTGCACTGGCCCTGGACGCAGCACCCCTCGCACCCCACGCAGAAGCTGCCGGGATCAGGGGTGGTGGGCTCCAGCCGCAGGGACACCTCCACCTCGTACCCATCGCGGATGTCCGCGCCGCCCGTCCCGCGCGCCACCACCGCGCCGTCGCGCAGTCCCTCGACATTCACCTCCGCCCGCACGCCGTTGGGCACGTCCCCGAGCAGCACCCGCAGCGTCTCCCCGCTGTTGAGCAACCGCTGGGCCTTCTCGGGCAGCACCTGGGGGCCGAAGTGGGGTTGCCCATCCACGTCTCCCCACACGCGCACCTGGGTGAGCAGCAGCGAGGGATCGAACTCCGTGGTGACGTAGAGCGCCGTCCCCGAGGCCTTCGCCGGATCCCGGCAGGCCCCCAACAGTACGGCGCCCACGAGCACCAGTCTCCAGCCCCATCGGATTGATTCAGCCGCGCCGTGCATCATGTCGGAGAGGAGCGTAACCCCTGCCTTCGCGGACCGCCCTTTCCCTGCCGCTCGCGGTGCCACGCCAGACACCCTCCGGGGGGCCGAGTGATGGAAAGCGGACAGCGCGCGGGATTCAGGAGCAACGCGAGCGCAGCTCCTGGGGGGACGCCAGGCGGGGAGGACCCAGGCGCGTGAGCAGCTCGCGCAGCCGGGGCGAGGGATGGAGGAAGCGCAGCCCCACGCCCGGGGGCTGGCGGCGGGAGCGGGCCTGGAGCGGGTCCACCTGCCGCACCACCTCGCCCACGCACTCCACCTCCTCGCCTCCCATCTGCAGGGTGAACTCGAGCCGGGTGGCGAGCGCGGGCAGGGGCTCGGCGCAGCACATGAAGAGGCCGTCGTGGTGCAGCTCGCTGCAGTGCACCACCACCTGGTTGGCGCCGCTGCCCAGGTGCACGCGCGCCGTCCAGGTGGGCGGCGGGGTGGGATCATTGGGCTCGGGTCGCGCGGGGAAGGTGGGAATGGGCAGGCGGCCCGAGGGGCGCAGCGGGACGGGGGGCGTGGGGCGGGGCGCCGTCCTCACGGCGGCGAACAGGGCCTGTTTGAACTCGGCCGCGCTGGCGAAGCGCGCGTCGGGATCCCGCGCCAGGGCGCGCAGCAGCGCCCGTGACAGCGCCTCGGGGACCGCGGGCGCCAGCTCATGCGGCGCGATGGGCGGCGGAGGCGGCCGCGGCGCGAGCACCAGCTCCGCGAGCTGGCAGCGCGGATAGGGCAGCTGGCCGGTGGCGAGCAGGTAGCCCGTCACCGCGAGCGAATAGATGTCCGCGCGCCCATCCACCTGCCCGCCCACCCACTGCTCCGGCGCCATGTACGCGGGCGTTCCCATCACCTGGCCGCTCAGGTGGCCCAGCGGAGGCGGGGGCTCGTGCCGCGCGTGGGCCACGCCGAAGTCGAGCACCTTGAGCACCGGGGCCTCGCCCGGGCGCTCCACCATGAGGAGGTTGTCCGGCTTGAGGTCGCGGTGCACCACGCCGCTGCGGTGCACGGCCTCCAGCGCGTCACACGCCTGGACGAGCAGCCACGCGAGCAGGCTCGGCTCCATGGGCCGGGGCAGCCGCGACAGGGGCGTGCCCTCCAGGTACTCCATGACGAAGTAGTTCAGGCCCTCGCGCGACTCGTCGATCTCGAAGATGCGCACGATGTTGGGGTGGCCGATGAGGTTCACCGTGCGCGCCTCGGCGGAGAAGCGCGCGCGCAGCGACTCGTCCCGCGCCAGCTCCGGGTGCATCACCTTCACCGCCACCTGGCGCCCGCCCATGCGCTGCTCGGCGAGGTACACCGTGCCCATGCCCCCACTGCCCAGCGGCTCCATCAGCCGGTAGTGCCCGAGCATGCGTCCACACAGGTCCACCCGGGCCGGCCTCAGCTTGGGCTGACGGCGCGACATCTGATCCGTGATGTCGGCCCCCGTCCATGTCGACTCCGCGTCTTCTGACAAACAAAGCTCTCGATTCATGAGTGTCGGCCAGGTGGGAGATGAGGAGCAGTCAACGCCTTGCAATCCCCATGCACTGTCCTGGAGGGCAGTCCCCCTTTCCAGCCTCGTGAAGACGCGGAGTTGGAGCGTCCACTCCTGGACGGGCCGAGAAGTGTTGTACGGAATGTTCAATTCGTTCAGTCGGTGAGACAGGAATTGCTCAAAACTTCCACCTTTCACGGCTTTGATGGAACTTCTGACCTGGGTGCCGCATCCGTCGCACGTGCACGCGCATCCAGGAGCATGGGCAGGAGCATTGGGAGGTAGCGCGCGTGGTGGTCATCGTGATGGGAGTGGCCGGAGCGGGGAAGACGACGGTGGGCACGCGGCTGGCCCGGGTGCTCGGGTGGAGCTTCCGGGACGCGGATGAGTTCCACTCGGCCGAGAGCATCGCGAAGATGGCCGCGGGTGGCGCGCTCACGGACGCGGAGCGGGCGCCGTGGCTGGAGCGCATGCGTCAGGTCGTCCAGCGGGCGCTGGAGTCGGGCGAGGGGCTGGTGTTGGCGTGCTCGGCGCTCAAGTCCGCCTACCGGGAGCGGTTGACGGTGGAGCCGGCCCGGCAGCGCTGGGTGTACCTGCATGCCTCGCGCGAGGTGCTCGCCCAGCGGCTCTCCTCCCGGCGCGATCACTTCATGCCGCCGAGCCAGCTCGACAACCAGCTCGCGGTGCTCGAAGAGCCCGAGGGCGTCTGCTCGGTGGAGGTGTCGGTGCCGCCGGACGAGGTGGTGGCGCGCGTGCTCCGGGGCCTGGGCCTTCAGCCGTCCGTCTGACGCAGCGCGGGCCAGGTGAAGGGGGCGAGCGTCCAGCGCTCGCGCAGCCGCGTCTCCAACTCCTCCAGCGCGCGGGTGAGGCCCGGGAAGTCGTCGAGGGGGGCGAGCCAGAGCCGGCAGCGCGCCAGGTGGTGCAGCAGGGTGGCGCGCGCGGACAGCTCCGGGAAGGCGCCGGGGCGATCCTCCTCCAGGACGCGGGGGTGCAGGCCTTGCAGGACGTGCACCGTGCGGGCGAGGGCCACCGTGGCGCGGGCGCGGGCCCAGCGCGAGTCCACCTGGGCCGCCTCGCACTGGGGTGACAGGCCGAGGCGGTAGGTGGTGTCCGCGCGCGCCGTGAGCTCCTCGGGCAGCGGCAGGGAGACGAGCCAGGGCAGGGCGTCCCACAGGGCGTGGCGCATGCCGGAGGCGCCCAGGTCCAGCAGGCGCGGTCCCCCGAGCGTGAACCACACCCCCGCCGGGGAGGGGTGTCCCCACGTGAAGGCGAGCAGGGGGCCGGGGTCCGCGAGGGCGCGCGCCACCGCTTCCAGCTCCTCGTGGGTGCCGGGCGAGGGCCGCGTGCCCACCGCGGTGAGCCAGCGCGTCAGCCGCTCCTCGTGCTCGAGCAGGCCGCGCGCCTCCTCCATCCGCACGCGCCCGGGACGGGGCGGCAGGGACTGGCGCAAGAGCTCATACTCGGACGGGTTGCCCAGCGTGCGCGCCTGGAGCTGGCCGAGCAGCCGCGCGGTGGCGAGCACCCCCGCGGTGGCGGCGCGTGCGTCGCGCGCGCGCAGCAGGGCCTCCAGGGTGCGGCCGGGCCCGGGATCCTCCAGGAGGAAGAGGCGCGCGTCCACGTCGCCCGCGAGGAAGGGCGGCGAGGCGTCCAGGCCCCGCCGGGTGAGGAACTCCGCGCCCGCCCGATCGTCGAAGCCGCGCACCGGCTCGTTCGGGAAGGACTTGAGGAGCACGCCCGGCACCGGGCCCCCGCGCACCTGGGCGCGCACCAGGGTGAACCCGGGGCGCGTCTCCAGGAGCTCGGGGGCGGTGAGCAGGACGGGCCGGCTCCAGACGGCCGACAGGGCCCGCGCGCCCCGCGTCAACAGGTCCGCGAACTGCTCCGGCGTGCTCAGGGGGCGCGCTCCACCGCCGCGCCCATGCGCTCGAGCAGCTCGCGGTACCAGGAGAAGGCCCGCTCGGCGCGGCCGGGCAGGGCGCGCGTGCCCCACAGCACGGTGAAGGTGCGGCGCGTGCCCTCGTGCGTCTTGGTGCGCTGCGCGTCCTTCACCGCGTTGGCGCACGGGCCCTCGGCGTCGAAGAGGCACAAGAGGCCCCCGACGTCGATGCTCTGGCCGGAGGCGTTGAAGACATGGCTCGCGCCCTCGGGGGCGAGCCCC
Protein-coding regions in this window:
- a CDS encoding NAD-dependent succinate-semialdehyde dehydrogenase, whose amino-acid sequence is MPFATIDPRTGETLRTFAPHAWEEVEERLERAEQAFRALRGTSFAERAGWMRRVAGLLEEEAERHGRMMTLEMGKPLEAARAEALKCAATCRYYAEHAERFLADEPVDTAPDTSFVRYQPLGAVLAIMPWNFPYWQVVRFAAPALMAGNVGLLKHAPSVPGCALALEELFTRGGFPPGAFQTLFVEVAEVRRLIEEPRIKAVTLTGSEGAGRDVGARAGGQLKKVVLELGGSDPFVVLPSADLDAAVETAVKARLINTGQSCIAAKRFIAPASIYPEFERRFVERMRRVVVGEPLEAGTEVGPLALAHIRDGLHAQVEKSVAAGTTLLLGGQKPPGPGFWYPPTVLANPPPGCPAHREELFGPVAVLFRAKDTEDALRLANDTPYGLGATVWTRDEAEQRLFIDGLEAGTVSVNGSVASDPRLPFGGVKHSGHGRELARHGLLEFLNIKTVRVSPSRAPASTQANE
- a CDS encoding class I SAM-dependent DNA methyltransferase, with product MVDNIWTDFAQSYDAICSQLNCYRRMVDKILRDTQGCETVIDAGCGTGLVSQALVSRGLSVVGFDNNPGMLALALRKQAARPVEERRRWTVLEGDVRSFPPGVPALADAVVLNNVLFYVREPEEVLRESLAHLRPGGRLISAGPRKRPDLQKVMTKSIEEWQAEGRWDEALQATTAYHVDLTRRLVTDPNEMVTFFEPEALVETLRRLGFSRLIAADNDDYYGENYYVCMAR
- a CDS encoding phosphatase PAP2 family protein, with product MRPTLHRLRAHLVRWSGTDVFGLLLVLLLLGGGFLTLLEEVREQDTQSFDEQVLRALRRADEPAEPLGPRWLAEAARDVTALGSLTVLTLVVISVCGFLVLVRRWRTIALVLGSTLGGTGVNALLKNLVARPRPSVVPHLTSVLSESFPSGHAMLSAIVYLTLGAILSELVEKRWLKVYLLTVALGLTLLVGLTRVYLGVHYPTDVVGGWIAGLAWAIVAALVARVARRRSAGLREEARGDTAPS
- a CDS encoding acyltransferase, with translation MPWLYFTLKPRHRVWAEAWQREVQARLLELETVEIAEGCFISPDARLFAEPGRPIRLTGPGVSIAANAFVHGPVVLEAGVSLNARVSLDGGAAGIHIGEGSRIATGATLYAFDHGLAPDRPVRSQPVTSRGIVLGKDVWVGANAGITDGVRIGDHAVVGMGAVVTRDVPSWAIVAGAPARVIGDRRERPSSGDSNDG
- a CDS encoding two-component system sensor histidine kinase NtrB → MSYPQPSQVTAIGEARESSRRARLAPATSPRPGLSADALRYHFLAERLNEVVFHLDRQGHFTFLSPAWTSLTGVSVESALGQSLMQGVHPEDQKDVQRLLESIAARVQASFRLEVRLLTSRGTQWVELAAFSSPTGQGELLGTLTDITERRQLQARLQQADRMATLGMLVPGFAHEMNNPLAFMAANLDYLLTSMGPASAAGAPASEVAAWREAVEEIIEGSERLRRTLGHLRGFRPEPGQGPVDVNLLLDTVGQLVSSVLRSRGRLVRDHGARSLVPGGGGSLRQALLNLVLHAVLSLPDDGEDPEAHEVRLVTRDDGQGRVVIEVHDTGPGLAPELLPHVFEPLFPEGGGHASGPALSVSRDIVRELGGDIEVTSSRGRGTTFRVTLPGVS
- a CDS encoding serine/threonine-protein kinase, whose translation is MSEDAESTWTGADITDQMSRRQPKLRPARVDLCGRMLGHYRLMEPLGSGGMGTVYLAEQRMGGRQVAVKVMHPELARDESLRARFSAEARTVNLIGHPNIVRIFEIDESREGLNYFVMEYLEGTPLSRLPRPMEPSLLAWLLVQACDALEAVHRSGVVHRDLKPDNLLMVERPGEAPVLKVLDFGVAHARHEPPPPLGHLSGQVMGTPAYMAPEQWVGGQVDGRADIYSLAVTGYLLATGQLPYPRCQLAELVLAPRPPPPPIAPHELAPAVPEALSRALLRALARDPDARFASAAEFKQALFAAVRTAPRPTPPVPLRPSGRLPIPTFPARPEPNDPTPPPTWTARVHLGSGANQVVVHCSELHHDGLFMCCAEPLPALATRLEFTLQMGGEEVECVGEVVRQVDPLQARSRRQPPGVGLRFLHPSPRLRELLTRLGPPRLASPQELRSRCS
- a CDS encoding gluconokinase; its protein translation is MVVIVMGVAGAGKTTVGTRLARVLGWSFRDADEFHSAESIAKMAAGGALTDAERAPWLERMRQVVQRALESGEGLVLACSALKSAYRERLTVEPARQRWVYLHASREVLAQRLSSRRDHFMPPSQLDNQLAVLEEPEGVCSVEVSVPPDEVVARVLRGLGLQPSV